CTTATTGCGATAAATTTGGTCTGAATGCCGAGCAGAAAAAATTAGTGGTCGAACAGCAGTTCCTAAATATCTTGCGCGCCGGTACTAATATTTACTATATGGCTAAGTTTTGTATTCCTCGAGGCGTATCGGTGCAAGATGCTGGAGCCGCTTTTCAAGGCATTTCTGGTGATGAATTTAAAGAAAACCTGTTAAAGAAACGTGAAGGTCTGGAGCAACGCTTAGAGCGTGAAGGGGGTTATTGGAATGGCTAAAATTATCGGTGGCGTAACCACTTCTCACATTCCCGCTGTGGGTAATGCTATTTCTGAGGGCCTTACCCAGGAACACTACTGGAAACGATTTTTCGATGGCTATCAGCCTGTTAAGGATTGGCTGGCGGATAAAAAGCCCGATGTCATTATCGTTGTCTATAACGATCATGGTCTGAACTTTTTTCTGGATAAAGTACCTACTTTTGCCATAGGTTGCGCAGATGAGTATCAAAACGCTGATGAGGGCTGGGGTTTAAAACCTACATCACCTTTTGCCGGTGACGCGGAGTTTTCATGGCATTTGGCTGAGTCTTTGATTAACCAAGAGTTCGATATGTGTACCTGCCAAGAAATGCTGGTAGATCACGGCTTTGTTAATCCTATGCGGGTTCTGTTTGGTGACCATGAAGTATGGCCGGTTAAAACTGTTCCCTTGGTTGTGAATACGGTACAGCATCCGCTACCTAGTGCCGAACGCTGCTATAAATTGGGTCAGGCACTCAAAAAAGCGATTGAATCTTACCCTGAAGATTTAAATGTAGTGGTTGCCGGTACCGGTGGCATGTCACACCAGTTACAAGGCGAGAGAGCCGGTATTATCGACGTTGACTATGACTTGGCTACGATGGAAAGCATCATCAATGATCCTTCCTGGTTTTATAAGCAGAGCAATGCTGAAATTATTGAGAAAGCCGGTACTGAAGGGATCGAAACGATTATGTGGTTGGTTATGCGTGGCGCCTTGGTCGACAAGGTTAATTGCTTGCATAAGCACTACCATGCACCGATCTCAAATACGGGTGCGGGTGTTTTGCTGTTGACGGATGGCACAGATTAATTTGAATTATTGCTCATATTAATTGCCTCTGTTAATACAGGGGCTTTTTTATGTGCTGCGTTTTGACTGTATGGGACAAGCTAAGTGTTGGATTAAAAATGGGTAACTGGCTGAAAAAAATAATGACCTGGTTTTCTGAACCGGCAGGGCCTGTAGTGAGATTCATATTTATCGATGTTGGCTATCACAGTTACTCATTGGCGGCCGCTCTGAAGGAACGGGATGATTGTGAGCTGGTTGCTTTTATCGATGAAGAACCCTGGAATCATCTGACCGAGTTGCTGGCTGTGAAGCTATACTATCCAAGTGAGTTAGTTGCCCTATGTGAGAAACACCAGGTACATAGGGTTATCGGTTTTGATGGGATGGGGTGGTCGATCGATGAGCAAACTCAAAGGCGATTAAAAAACCTTAAAGTCAACGTTATTACTCTGCCGAGCACAACAGCTTCTGCGCAGGCACTTGCAATAGTCTCGGGTTAGCTAAATAGGTTCTTACTTGAGAGAGCGAGTATTCTCTATTCGAGAAGTTGAGATAAAAAAGCCTCGAGAGAGGCTTTTAGCACTTAGACAGGCGATGACTGCTAAGTGAGGGACGCTGTTTATTTGCGCCAATACAGGCGCATGGGGTTATCGATCAGTAGCTTCTGTTGAAGCTCTACGGAGGGTGCGATCATCGGAATCACATCAACCAGCTTGCCATCATCAGGTACATGAGACTTCATGTTCGGATGAGGCCAGTCGGTACCCCAAAGGACTCGGTCCGGAAATTTTTCAACCAGGGTTCGTGCGTAAGGTACTACATCGCTGTAATCCGGAGCTTGTTGGGTCAGTCGCTCAGGGCAACTCACTTTAGTCCAGATATTTTCATTTTCCGCCAATAGGCTAATAAAGCGCTGGAAGTCCTCATGTTCAATGCCATTAGTAACATCCGGACGGCCCATATGGTCGACAACGATGGTGGTATCAAGTTGTTTCAGGAAGGGGATAAGCTCTTCTAAATCGGGTGCTTCGAAGTAAACAACGATATGCCAGTCCAGCTTCTTAATTTTTTCAGCAACACACAGGAAAATCTCTTTAGGCGTGCTATCGACAAGGCGTTTCACAAAGTTAAAACGCACCGCCCTAACACCCGCATCATGCAATACTTGTAGCTCTTGCATTGTGATAGCCGGATCTACAACAGCAACGCCCCGAGCAAGATCTCCTGCTGTTTCAAGCGCATCAATCAATGCTGCATTGTCGGTACCATGGCAGGATGCCTGGACAATAACATTACGAGCAAAACCCAGATGATCGCGCAGTGCAAAAAGTTGATCTTTAGATGCATCACAAGGGGTGTATTTACGCTTCGGATGGTAGGGGAATTTATCTGCTGGACCAAATACGTGGCAGTGAGCGTCAACGGCACCAGCAGGCGCCTTAAACTCGGGTTTGCTCGGGTTAGCATGGAATGGAAGGTAATCAGCGTCCATAGTTTTTCCTATTTATCAGTCGGCGAATATTTCGCCATCAAACAGTTTACGCGCAGTTCTCAGGATTGCAGCATTTTCAGCATGACCCTGATCATTCATCGTCAGAATGACTGTCATCTCGCCGATGGGATGTTCCACTGGCATAGTTTTATTCTTTCCTTCGGGGATCTCTGCAAGTTGATGTGCAGGCGAATCCGGTAACGCACAGGCAGTTGCTACGCTGACCGCACCTAGTACTCCGATAGATGCATGGCATCGGTGTGGAATGAAGGTGCGTGTCGAGATACAGCCGCCGTTGGTTGCTCTACTGACCATGGTCATTTTAGGAACAGACTTATGAGTTACATCGCCGAGATTCATCATCGGGCCTGCTTGCAGGCGAATGGATTCCAATCGGGATTTCAGTGACTCATTCTGTTCCAGTTGTTTACGATTTTCAGTGCCGGTTATACCCATGGCTTCAGCAGTCATGACCACTACGGGCATACCGTTGTCTATGCAGGTCAGTGCGACGCCATCGATGATATCAACCGGATTTCCAGTGGGTAGTAATGCGCCGCAACTGGAACCTGCGGTATCCTGAAAGCTAACCGGTATAGCACTTGCGGTGCCAGGTACGCCGTCGATCCGGGCATTGCCACTGTAGCTGATAGTACCGTTAGGCGTATGTACCTGCTCGATGGCAATTTGTCCGGTGTTTTCCATATAGATGGTGACTGGTGTGATGTCTGGGTGGGCCGATATTAAGCCACGTTCAATAGCAAAGGGCCCCACGCCAGCAAGAATATTACCGCAGTTCTGAGCATCGCTTACGATCGCTTGATCGACAAAAACTTGCAGGAACAAATAGTCTACGTCTACACCTTTACGCGTTGATTTCTGAACCACTGCTACTTTTGAGGTCAAAGGGTCTGCGCCACCAATACCGTTGATCTGACGCGGATCAGGTGAACCCATGATGCTAAGTAGAAACTGGTCTCGCAAAGCGGTATCGACTGGCAGATCCTCTGCGAGGAAATAAGCACCTTTGGAGGTGCCTCCCCGCATCATCATGCAACGGGCAGAATCAGACATACTTAAGGCCTTTTTCTTTCAGACGTGGGCGCATGTTGTAGATATCCAGCCCCAGCTCGCCGTTGGCCATACGAATCCGTTTAGCCTCTTCCCGTTCTTCACGGGCATGGGCTTCAGCCAGAACTTCTTCAGCTTCTTCTCGGCGGACTGCAACAACGCCGTCATCATCAGCGATGATAATATCACCGGGATTGATTATCTCGTCGGCACAGGACATCGGGATATTGACCGAGCCTAGCGTTTCTTTAATTGTTCCCTGAGCAAAAACATGCTTTGCCCAAACTGGAAAATTCATCTGTCGTAAGTCTCGGGTATCCCGTACGCCGGCATCAATGATCAGACCTGCGACGCCACGCGACTGAGCAGAAGTCGCCAGCAGGTCACCAAAAAAACCAAAGTTAGAAGGTGAGGTAGGAGCGAACACCATAATGTCACCCTTTTGGCATTGTTCTATGGCGACATGCATCATCCAGTTATCACCTGCCGCCCCTGAGATGGTAATTGCGGAACCTGCGATGGTGACATCCTGCTGAATGGGACGCAGATGATCCGCCAATAACCCCCGGCGGCCCTGAGCCTCATGAATAGTGGCGACACCACATTTGCCCAACGCTGCAATAATCTCCGAATCAGCCCGTTTAATTTGCTGTACAACTACATTCTCTTGCATCGGGGAGCTCCTTTATTCTGCAATTTTAAGACGGCTGAATACCCGACGGGCATTGCCTTCAAAGATCATCTGCTTTTGTTCTGTACTTAACAGACTGTTGTTATCGATATAACGTTTGGTGTCGTCAAAGTAGTGACCCGTTTCAGGATCGATGCCGCGAACTGCACCGATCATCTCGGAGGCAAACAGAATGTTTTCGGTTGGGATAATGTCCAGCAGTAGGTCGATACCTTTCTGATGGTAAACACAGGTATCAAAATAGATGTTCTTTAGCGCTGATTTTTCTAACGGTTCAAATCCCTGATCCTGCATCAGACCACGAAAGCGACCCCAGTGATAAGGTACAGCCCCGCCGCCGTGAGGAATGATGATTTTCAGTTCAGGGAAATCCTGGAATACATCAGACATAATAAGCTGCTGGAAACCGGTAGTATCAGCCCCCAGGTAATGGGAGCCGGTTGTATGAAAGCAATCATTGCATGAAGCGCTTACGTGGATCATGGCTGGAACATCCAGCTCGCACATCTTTTCATATAAGGGATAGAACGATTTATCACCAAGGGATGCATCTTGCCAGTGCCCGCCAGAAGGATCAGGGTTCAGGTTACAGCCGATAAAATCCATCTCTTCTACGGTACGTACCAACTCAGCAACAGACTTTGCCGGATCTACTCCGGGTGATTGTGGTAGCTGTGCTACCGGAGCAAAGTTTTTCGGAAACAGGTCACAAACCCGTTTAATCAGATCGTTTTGATGCTCGGTCCAGTACTGGCTGGTGTATTCATTACCGATATGATGACCCATCCAGCTAGCCCGGGGGGAGAATATTGTCAGATCGGTACCTCGTTCCTGCTGCAAGCGAAGCTGATTCTGTTCAATGCTTTCAATGATTTCGTCATCGCTGACCACTACTTTACCTTTAACGCCTTTATGGGACGGGTCTTTAGCAATTGCAGCTTTCTGTTGATCTCGGTATTCGCCTACACCCGGTGGTGTAGTGGTGTAGTGTCCATGACAATCGATAATCATTTCATGTTCTCTCTTTTGTTTGTTGCCTGTCTTTCTGGTCGATGAACTGACCGCTTTGTTTTTCACAGTATCCTGTTGATCTGGGGGGGCTGGCTATTCAGTTTTTAAAGTATTGGTATTAGTTTTTGAGATAGGCTATGTTTTTTAGTGTCTTGGATAGGAGAGTTTTATGGCATTCGAAATCCCTAATATCAGGCACCTTAGAGTGTTTCTTGAAGTTGTTCAGTGTAAGAGTATTAGTAAGGCCTCGGAAAAAGTGTTTCTTTCTCAGCCTGCAATCACTCAGGCAATAGCGAAACTGGAAGCCTCGCTGGGTACGGTACTGTTTCAGCGTAGAAGTGACGGTATGTTTGTCGCTGAGTCCGGCGAACTTTTCGCCACACGGGTTAAACGAGCGATGGATATGATACTGGCAGGACTGAAAGGTGCAGTGAGGTTAGGCGGTAGTAAAGCGCAGCCATTACATCTTCTGCAACAGTTAACGACCACCCAGCTGCGAGCGCTTATTGCGGTGACAGAAGCGCATAATTTTAGTATTGCTGGTCGTAACCTGGGTATCTCACAGTCATCGCTACATCGTGCAGCCCGAGAGCTTGAAGGCTTGTTAGGGGTTGAGTTGTTTGAGAAAACCAGTACCGGTATCAGTTCCACCAAAGCGGCACGAGCGTTAGCAAAATCTTGCAAACTGGCTTTTTCAGAAATAGTACAGGGCCGGGATGAAGTAGATGCTCTGCACCATCGCGAGGTGGGACAGTTGGTCATAGGTAGCATGCCGTTGGCACGAACTTCGTTGCTACCGAAAGCAATTATTGGTTTTTCTGAACAGTTTCCAGATTTTCGTTTGAAAGTTAACGACGGCCCTTATGATGATCTGCTTTACCATCTGCGTCATGGTGATATCGATATATTACTGGGTGCTTTACGCTTTCCAGCGCCAGCGGACGATGTATTACAAGAGGAGTTGTTCTCCTCGCCGGTTGCCATTGTTGCCCGTCCTGGTCACCCGTTGTGCAGACCTGATAGCGGGCATATCGATCTTGAAACGCTGCAAAAGTACCCCTGGGTTGTACCTCATGAGGGTACTCCGACGCGGGCTATCTTTGAATCGCTGTTCTCTGAATCAGGTATGGAGGTGCCGGAGCGGTTAGTGGAAAGTGGCTCTCAAGTCCTGATCAGATCGCTGTTAGTAGGCAGTGACCGACTTACAATAATTTCACAGCATCAAATTCAGCATGAATTATCGACAGGTATTCTTAAGCCTGTTCCTTATGATCTTGTTAAGGCTTATAGACCCATAGGTGTGACGGTTAGAAAGAGCTGGAGGCCAACAAATACACAGCTTTCGTTTGTAAATGAACTTCGGATTCCGGAACGATTGAATGACGTGGATGATCAGTAAAAAAGTCATGTCTATGCAAAAAATGAATGGCTTCGGTGGTTATTTAATTATCCTCTTCGGGGGCTCGGTGATAATTTTCAGTTAACAGATCGATCTGCTTTGGCGGATCAGTTGCAAGTTAGATGGAGTAAGCAGTAATGATGAGAGTATGTATTGCAGGCGCAGCTGGCGCTTTTGGTATGAAGCACCTGGAAGCGATCAGTGACATTGACGATGCTGAAGTTGTTTCAGTAGTGGGCGGCTCTGACCTTAAAAAAATTGAAGCCTTTGCTGACGAACATAATATCCCTCATTACACAACTGATCTGACTGAAAGCTTGGCTAGGGATGATGTGGACTGCGTTATTCTCGCAACTCCGACACAGGTTCATGCTGCTCAGGTTATTCAATGTCTGAAGGCGGGCAAACATGTGCAGACAGAAATTCCGATGGCCGACAATATTGAAGATGCTAAAAAGATTGTCGCGTTGCAAAAAGAGACTGGTTTGGTTGCTATGGCTGGGCATACTCGTCGCTTTAATCCAAGTCATCAGTGGATTCACGACAAGATTCGGGCCGGTGAGCTGAAAGTTTTGCAGATGGATGTACAGACTTACTTTTTCCGTCGTACCAATACTAACGCTAAAGGTGAGGCCCGTTCATGGACCGATCATCTGTTGTGGCATCACGCTTGTCATACCGTTGATCTGTTTCAGTATCAGACCGGTGGTGAAACTGCTTCGCAGGTACAGGCGATGCAGGGACCTATTCATCCAGATCTGGGTATCGCACTGGATATGAGTATTGGTATGAAGGTACCTAACGGTGCGCTTTGTACTTTGTCTCTCTCTTTTAATAATGATGGTCCTTTCGGTACCTTTTTCCGCTACATCTGTGATAACGGCACCTACGTTGCACGTTATGACGATCTTGAAGACGGTAAAGGTAATCCGATCGACTTATCTGATGTAGCCGTTTCCTTTAATGGTATCGAACTTCAGGATCGTGAGTTTTTTGCTGCTATTCGTGAAGGTCGAGAACCTAACTCCAGTCTGGCGCAGTGTTATCCGGCAATGGAAACACTAGATCGTTTGGAACAATGCTTGAATACAGCAGAATAAGTTTTTGGGAGTCGTAGAGATGTCTAGTCGAAAGTTAGGTTCATTTGAATGCGCACCTATAGGTCTGGGATGTATGAACTTATCCCATGCCTATGGCACTCCACCTTCTGAAAAGGAGGCGGAAAATCTGCTGTTGAGCGCATTGTATATGGGTTACAACATGCTGGATACCGCTGCATTGTATGGCTTTGGCAATAACGAAACTTTACTTGGGAAAGTGCTTAAGCATCGCCGTCATGAGTTTGTCTTGGCGAGTAAGTGCGGGATGTTTAAAAACGAGGATGGCGTGCGTGAGATCAATGGTCGTCCGGATGTGATTCGTAAGACCTGTGAAGGTAGTTTGCGCCGACTGCAGACTGATGTAATTGATCTTTATTATCTGCATCGTTGGGATCGCAATGTGCCGATTGAAGAAAGCGTAGGTGCACTTTCTGATCTGGTGACCGAAGGAAAGATACGGGATATCGGTTTGTCAGAAGTTTCTGCTGACACTTTACGTAAAGCCCATGCAATACATCCTATTGCAGCCGTGCAGACAGAATACTCCCTCTGGACTCGTAATCCGGAAATTGCTGTGCTGGATACCTGCCGTGAATTGGGGACAAGCTTTGTCGCTTTCAGCCCATTAGCTCGGGCATTCCTGACCGGAAAACTCCGCGATGTAACTACTCTCGCCGAAAAAGATCTGCGCCGGAATATGCCTCGTTTTGATACTGATAATTACGCTCGTAATTTACAGCTGTTGAGTCAGGTAGAGAAGGTTGCTGAGCAGGAAAATTGCACTCTTGCTCAATTGGCATTGGCCTGGGTGTTAGGGCAGGGAGAGCATGTTTTAGCGATTCCAGGTACGACAAACCCACTTCACCTGGAAGAGAATTTAAGTGCTTCAGATATGGTTTTAAGTCCGGATGCGTTTACGCAATTGGATCAGATTATTAATCAGAATACTGTTGCTGGGCCCCGCTATAACGCGGCGACTCAAGCTGAGATTGATACAGAAGAGTTTATTTGAACGTGTGGCGCTTAAAGAAGCGCTGGCGTTTGGCAGACCAGGTAAAAAATTAGTTAAACAACTGAATAACAACAAAAACAGAATAATAATATTTCTGAGGAGACTCCCATGAAAAAGCCACTGCTAACAACAGCCCTGGCACTGACTGCTGCAATGATGTTGCAGGCGCCGGTACAAGCCGCTGATTATACGCTGCGTCTGGCACATTTTTTCCCACCTGTAGCAGGCCAACACACTGATATAGCACAGGCGTGGGCTGATAAGGTGGCTACTGAGTCCGATGGCCGCATCGAAGTGGAAGTATATCCATCTTCTACGCTGGCTAAGCCTCCTGCGCAATATGATGCGGTAAAGAACCGTATCGCTGACGTAACACTGACAATTCAGGGTTATACCGCTAACCGTTTTCCCTTAACTCAGGTTGTCGAGCTGCCTGGTATCGTTAAGACCGCTGCGCAAGGTTCATGTGTACTTCAGACTATCTATGATGAAGGCATGCTTGATGCAGAGTATAAAGATACCAAACCTCTGTTCCTGTTTACTCATGGTCAGGGCCATATTCATACGACCAAGAAATTGATTAAAGAGCCATCTGATTTCGAAGGGTTGCGCATTCGTCGCCCAACGGCTGTTGTGGCTAAACTGTTAGAGGGTCTGGGTGCTCAACCTGTAGGCATGCCAGCACCGCAATCATATCAGTCTGTTCAGCGTGGTGTAATTGATGGTGTTTCTCTGCCATGGGAAGGCCAGCTAGTATTTCGTATTAACGATCTGACACCAAAGCATACTGAAGTGGGCGGACTCTATTCTCTGTCATTCCTGGTGACTATGAATAAAGACGTATATAACAGTATGCCTGCTGATCTGCAGAAGGTTATCGATAACAACTCGGGTGCCGAGTGGTCTCAGAGAGCCGCTACTGTATTTGATACTGTTGATGTAAAAGGCCGTGCTCAGGCTGTCTCTAAAGAACATGAAATCTACACAGTAGAGGGTGGTATCGAAAACCCAGCCTGGAAGCCTGTACTGGCTAAAGCAACCGAAGGTTATTTGGCTGAACTTGAGGCTAAGGGGCTTCCTGCTCGTAAGGTTTATGCTCGTGCTCAGGAACTGGCCGCTACTTGTAAGTAACTGTTTCATCTGGAGTCTGAGCACTGCTCTGACTTCAGGTCTGGCCCGGCAGGGCGTGATTTAACACTGAACCTGTCGGGTATCTGCTGATACCGGTTCAGCCCTGTCTGCTAACTGGAGAGAATTATGAAGGCATTCAGCCAGTTGTTTGATCGTTTTTCCCATGCAATGCATGTGATCAGTGGCATGATCCTCGTTTCAATGATGTTTGTCACCCTTGCAGATGTATTGGTTCGGTTGCTGTTTAAGCTTACTGATGGTGATATCGATCTGACCTTTATCGGCGGAGTTGAACTGATTAAGTATGGTCTGTTAATGATGGTGTTGTTTGCACTACCGTACTCAATCGGCCGGTCTCAGGTCATTGTAGATCTGTTTACTGAAAACCTTTCGGCGCGTATGAAAGCGATTCTGGAAGGTATCTATATGTTTGGTTTTGTCGCACTGGGTGGCGGTATGAGTTATCGCTTTATGCATGCAGTAGAGCAGTCGCAGATGACCGGTGAAACTACCCAGGATCTGCTGATTCCCCTGTATTATTTTTATGCGGTCAGTGCCTTTGCAACGGCTGTGCTTTGTGTTGCTGCGCTACTGATCTCTCTGCGTTGTTTATTTTTCTGGAAGGGAGATAAAGTATCATGAGCTCTTCTTTAATTGGTTTTATCTGCATACTGGGTATGCTGGGCATGATCGCATTGCGTATGCCTATAGCCATGGCAATGGCTGCCACCGGCTTTATCGGTTTTACCTCTATTGTTGCGTTTCAGCCTGCGATGGCTATTCTCGAAAGTGGTCCGTTTGAAACCCTTTCGAATTATAGTTTTAGTCCTATTCCTATGTTTATTCTAATGGGCGTTTTTGCGTCCAAAGCCCGAATGTCACAGGAATTGTTTGAAGGAGCCCGTACTCTGTTCGGTAGCTGGCGTGGCGGAATGGCGCTGGCGGCAGTAACTTCTTGCGGTATTTTCTCTGCTATTTCTGGTTCCTCAATGGCAACCGCTGCCAGTATGTCCCGGGTTGCGCTGCCGGAGATGGAAAAGAATGGATACGCTAAATCACTGGCCTCAGGTACGTTGGCTGCCGGTGGTACTTTAGGGATTATGATTCCACCTTCAATTGCATTGCTACTGTATGCACTGATAACAGAGCAGTCGGTGGGTGAGATGTTTATTGCCGGCGTTATCCCAGGGCTGATGGGGCTGGCGTTGTACTGTGTCACTATCGCTATTGTTGTGTCGCTGAACCCAGATCTGGCACAGCCGGGCAAAGCCACGTCCCTGACAGAAAAAATTGTTGGTCTTAAAGGTCTGGTGCCTTTTACTGGTGTATTTGCTCTGATTATTGGCGGCATTTATGCCGGTATCTTTACGCCGACAGAAGCCGCATCGGTCGGTGCTGCAGGTACCTTCTTTATCGCGCTGTTCCGGGGTATGAAATTCCAACAGTTTAAGGATGCTGTTGAAGAGACTTTGTTTATGTCTGCGATGATCTTCTTCATGATTATAGGCGCTGAGATCTTCGGCTATTTTTTATCGGTTTCCCGAATATCTTTCTCTCTTGTGGAGATAGTCGATAGCATGCAGCTGGGCCCCTACATGATTCTGTTTTCAGTACTGATTCTGTTTGTGCTGCTAGGTTGTGTCATGGACAGTATCGCAATGTTGCTATTAACAGTACCGGTGGTTTATCCATTGATTCAAGCGGCAGGTTTTGATCCGGTATGGTTCGGTATTGTTGCGGTCATCACCGTTGAGTTGGGATTGATTACCCCGCCAGTGGGAATGAATGTTTTTGTCATTAAATCGGTTGCCCCAGATATTCCGATTAAAGATATCTTTAAAGGTGTATTTCCCTTTGTGTTATCTGATATCGCGCGTTTAGCATTGATTATCCTGTTCCCGGCTCTGGCGCTTGGCTTGCTTTAAGGAGAATGATTATGACAACAGTACAGTGGACCAGCGATCTGAGTGTTGGTGACCGTTCAATTGATGATGATCACAAAGGCCTTTTTCAGCTGGTGGACGAGCTGAGTCATGCCAATATGAGTCACGACTATATCAATGTGATTCTGGATCGTTTGAAAAAATATACAATCGAGCATTTTAGTCGTGAAGAAGTGTATATGAAAAAAGCAGGTTTCCCCGGTTATGAGGATCATATAAAGGAGCATGCAAATTTTAATGAGTGGCTAGAGACGATCCGTTCAACTTATGCGCGATTCCCTCAAAGCCCTTTCATTATTGGTGATTCAGTTAACGGCTACCTACAGCGCTGGTTGCGTCATCATATTCTGACCGAAGATATGAAGTATCGTGATTTTATACTGAGTCAGAAAAAAAGCTAAAGCTATACTCAATTGTCAGCCCTCTTTCGGTACTTAACCGGCAGAGGGCTTTTTGATGAGTCGCTGTTATTGAGTGGCATATGCTCAGTGACTAGTCGTATCGTAATTATTTTCATTCCTATAAGTACTGGGTGCGACCATCTCCATCTTCTTAAAAAACCTTGAGAAGTAAGCCGGATCCTTAAAGCCTAAAGCATAAGCTATCTGATCCAGAGGTTCCCGGGTATAGATTAGCTTGCGCTTAGCTTCAATTAATACCCTGTCCTGGATGATGTTTTTGGTTGCGACACCGATATTCTCGTTACAAAGACGGTTGAGACTGGAAACTGAAATGTTAAGCGCAGATGCGTATTGCTGAACTTTCCATTGTTGACGGTAATGTTGTTCCAGTAGTTGCTTGAAATCATTAAGCAGATTGCTGCTTGCCTGGCTATTAGTTGCAGAAAACAGGCTGTGATCTGATTGTCT
The genomic region above belongs to Amphritea japonica ATCC BAA-1530 and contains:
- a CDS encoding aldo/keto reductase — translated: MSSRKLGSFECAPIGLGCMNLSHAYGTPPSEKEAENLLLSALYMGYNMLDTAALYGFGNNETLLGKVLKHRRHEFVLASKCGMFKNEDGVREINGRPDVIRKTCEGSLRRLQTDVIDLYYLHRWDRNVPIEESVGALSDLVTEGKIRDIGLSEVSADTLRKAHAIHPIAAVQTEYSLWTRNPEIAVLDTCRELGTSFVAFSPLARAFLTGKLRDVTTLAEKDLRRNMPRFDTDNYARNLQLLSQVEKVAEQENCTLAQLALAWVLGQGEHVLAIPGTTNPLHLEENLSASDMVLSPDAFTQLDQIINQNTVAGPRYNAATQAEIDTEEFI
- a CDS encoding TRAP transporter substrate-binding protein → MKKPLLTTALALTAAMMLQAPVQAADYTLRLAHFFPPVAGQHTDIAQAWADKVATESDGRIEVEVYPSSTLAKPPAQYDAVKNRIADVTLTIQGYTANRFPLTQVVELPGIVKTAAQGSCVLQTIYDEGMLDAEYKDTKPLFLFTHGQGHIHTTKKLIKEPSDFEGLRIRRPTAVVAKLLEGLGAQPVGMPAPQSYQSVQRGVIDGVSLPWEGQLVFRINDLTPKHTEVGGLYSLSFLVTMNKDVYNSMPADLQKVIDNNSGAEWSQRAATVFDTVDVKGRAQAVSKEHEIYTVEGGIENPAWKPVLAKATEGYLAELEAKGLPARKVYARAQELAATCK
- a CDS encoding TRAP transporter small permease codes for the protein MKAFSQLFDRFSHAMHVISGMILVSMMFVTLADVLVRLLFKLTDGDIDLTFIGGVELIKYGLLMMVLFALPYSIGRSQVIVDLFTENLSARMKAILEGIYMFGFVALGGGMSYRFMHAVEQSQMTGETTQDLLIPLYYFYAVSAFATAVLCVAALLISLRCLFFWKGDKVS
- a CDS encoding bacteriohemerythrin, translated to MTTVQWTSDLSVGDRSIDDDHKGLFQLVDELSHANMSHDYINVILDRLKKYTIEHFSREEVYMKKAGFPGYEDHIKEHANFNEWLETIRSTYARFPQSPFIIGDSVNGYLQRWLRHHILTEDMKYRDFILSQKKS
- a CDS encoding TRAP transporter large permease; translation: MSSSLIGFICILGMLGMIALRMPIAMAMAATGFIGFTSIVAFQPAMAILESGPFETLSNYSFSPIPMFILMGVFASKARMSQELFEGARTLFGSWRGGMALAAVTSCGIFSAISGSSMATAASMSRVALPEMEKNGYAKSLASGTLAAGGTLGIMIPPSIALLLYALITEQSVGEMFIAGVIPGLMGLALYCVTIAIVVSLNPDLAQPGKATSLTEKIVGLKGLVPFTGVFALIIGGIYAGIFTPTEAASVGAAGTFFIALFRGMKFQQFKDAVEETLFMSAMIFFMIIGAEIFGYFLSVSRISFSLVEIVDSMQLGPYMILFSVLILFVLLGCVMDSIAMLLLTVPVVYPLIQAAGFDPVWFGIVAVITVELGLITPPVGMNVFVIKSVAPDIPIKDIFKGVFPFVLSDIARLALIILFPALALGLL